The sequence ACGGCACTTCAATGCAAGATGTTGATATTACACAAGTTTCAGAAGGTATATCTGTTTAATGAAAATAGAAATTACTTGCAGGTCATTATATAGGAATGTACTTTCTTAACTTGAGATAAGCACACATAAATGACAGAAAAAAAGTACAGTAAAATTTTAATAGCAAACAGGGGAGAAATTGCCTGCAGAATTATAAAAACTGCCCATAGAATGGGTATATCTTGCGTTTGTGTATATTCGGACGCAGATGTTAATTCTGTGCATGTAAGACAAGCAGATGAATCAAGATACATTGGCCCTTCGCCTTCTTGCCTTAGTTATTTAAACATTGATAAAATATGCGAGGTAGCAATTGAAACAGGTGCGCAGGCGGTGCATCCTGGTTATGGTTTCTTAGCAGAAAATCCGGATTTTCCACGTGCTCTTCAAAAATATAATATAGATTTCATCGGTCCAAGTGCAGAAACAATAGAAGCTACAGCTAATAAAATCACAGCAAAAGAAGCTGCAAAAAAAGCTGGAGTAAATGTAGTGCCAGGTTATATGGGTAAAATTAACGATGCTACTCATGCGGCAAAAGTTGCTGAAGAAATTGGTTTTCCTGTTATGCTCAAAGCTGCTGCAGGTGGTGGTGGCAAGGGAATGCGTGTTGTACATTCAAAACAAGAAGTTGAACTTGCATTTATATCAGCAACAAATGAAGCAGAAAAAAGCTTTAAAGATGGCAGCATATTCATAGAGAAATATATAGAGCTACCAAGACACATCGAAATACAAATTATAGCGGATAAATATGGCAATATAGTTTGTCTTGGAGAGAGGGAGTGCTCGATACAAAGGAATAACCAGAAGCTAATGGAGGAAACTCCAAGTCCGTTTATCAATGAGAAAGTGAGACAAGAAATGTATGCTCAGTGTGTTTGTCTAGCAAAGCAGGTGGGCTATTTTTCAGCAGGTACTGTTGAGTTTGTTGTAGACAAAAATCACAAATTCTACTTTCTTGAGGTTAACACTAGAGTGCAAGTTGAACACCCAGTAACTGAGTTTATTACTGGAATAGATATAGTGGAAGAAATGATCAGAACTTCTTGCGGAGAAAAATTAAGGTTTAGCCAAGATGATATCAAACTTACTGGATGGGCAATAGAAAGTAGGATTTGCGCTGAAGATACGTCGAAGAAATTCTTTCCTTCTAGTGGGAGAATAAAATACTATGATAAACCAAGCGAAAATGATTATGTAAGAATAGATGATGGAGTAGCCGCAGGTTCGGAAATTAGTATGTTCTATGATTCAATGATTGCAAAGGTGATAACATACGGAAAAGATAGAATAGAAGCGACCAGCAGAATGCAAAAAGCATTGTCTGAATGCTATATAGAAGGAGTCACAAATAATATAGAATTTCTTGAGTCTATTTTCCATCATCCAAATTTTATTGCAGGCAAACTTCACACTAGATTTATTCCAGACTTTTACCCTGATGGATTTCATGGTGACTTTGTTACAGAAGAATATATAAAAATATCTATTTTAGCTTCGCTGTATGCTCACTTGGAGAGTGAGGAAAAACAGTGTTCTTCGGTGTCATTCCAATGCGTAACACTGGAATCTAGTAAAAAAGAACCAGCGGCAGCTACTCACTCTCCAATGTCATTCCAGTGCGTGACACTGGAATCCAGAAAAAAAGAACCAGCATCTGCTACTTGTATGACAGATGGCCATGCAGGAGATTTATTCATAGTGAATATAAATGAAAATGAATACTCCATAAATGCAAAGTACGAAGATAGCACATTAACAGCAGTATATAATCATAATACATACTCTGTGAGAGGTAAATGGAAACAAAATAGCTATAAATTACTATATATAACAATTAATGATGATGTAGATATTACTCTAAAAATAGAGAGACAAAATAATAAATATTTAATAAAGCATGCCGGAATGAAGACAGAGTGCTCTGTATTCCATCCACATGTGGCTGAATTAAATAAATTAATGCTGAGTAATGAAGCGGAGGAAATTTCAGCAGAGGCTGTAAAGTCGCCGATATCTGGCTTATTAGTTAAACTATATGTGAATATAGGAGATCAGGTAGAAATAGGACAGTCTTTGTTTGTTGTGGAAGCAATGAAAATGGAAAATATTATATGTGCAGAAGCAACGATGGTAATCAAAAGCATTCCTATTCAAGAGGGAAAGAATGTGCAGGTGGGTGATGTGGTGCTAGGTCTGCATGTATAATGCATTAGATCTTATATATTAAAACCATGTTCTTACAAATTAAAGTATACATGTAAATTATTGTTAGCTGCGCAAGCACAAGGTGCGATGATGTGTACGCTAACATAACGCTATATTAATAAAGAATGTATATAATATCATTAATATATCAGTTAAAATTCAAATTGATTTCTTTTAAAAAATCAAATTACTTTCATGAAAATATACATATATTCAATATTATTTTTAATTTTTTCTTGTGTTCAATTATACGCTGATGAAGAAGTTGTAAAATTTGATTTGCTTATTGGGGAGATAGATAAAGCAAATCTCACTATTAAGGGTGCAATAAAAATCTCAATAGATCCAGATTGGCATATATATTATAAAGATCCAGGAGATTTTGGTTTGCCAACGTTTATTAGCTATAGAGGTAATACATCAAGCATAGATATTCACTGGCCTGCTCCAAGTGAGCATAAAGATGAAGTAGGAAAAGAGATATTTGTCAGCAATATATATGAAAATGTAGTATTATTTCCCTTTAAGGTAAGCGTACTTTCAAATCAAGAATACATTGATCTAAACTTTCATATAAAATATGCGATATGCAAAGATAGATGTATTGCTAAAAAGGCCGAAATCACAACTAGACAGCCATTGAAAAATTTTTTTAATGCTGAAACCAATAAACTTATAAACGAGTGGTATAAAAAATAGCACATTTCTCCTGTGGATAAACCATTGAGATTTTTGTAGCTTCCTTCATTAATCACAATCACTGATTATCATTAAATAGCGCTTCAGCAAACTCCTTGCCAGTGAACTCTCTTAAGTCTTCTATATTTTCACCAATTCCTATGGCGTGTAACTTTATCTTGTATTCTTGGGCTAACCCAACCACTACTCCACCTTTAGCAGTGCCGTCTAGCTTTGTTATTATTAACCCTGTAACGTTCACCATTTTGCTAAACGCCTCCAATTGGCTATACGCGTTTTGACCTGTAGTTGCATCAAGGACCAAAATAACATCGTGAGGAGCAGTGTTGTCTAATTTTTTTATGATCCTATATATTTTTGATAATTCTTCCATAAGATTCACGTTATTCTGCAGCCTTCCTGCTGTGTCGATCATAACAACATCTATATTATTTTTTATAGCCTGACTTACAGCTTTATACGCTACACTTGCAGAATCGGTACCGTGCTCTCCACTCATAATAGAGCAGCCAGATCGCTCTGCCCAAACGTTCAACTGCTCATTAGCAGCAGCTCTAAACGTATCGCATGCAACGAGCATCACTGATTTTCCAATCTTCGTGTATTGAGACGCAAGCTTTCCTATAGTTGTGGTTTTACCATTACCATTTACTCCGCATACCATTATAATATGTGGCTTTTTCTCTAAAATTAGCGGCTCAGCAACTGGATTTAATATCGCTTCGATTTCATCCATCAATTGCTTTTTGATGATATCGTGCTCAACTTCCTTTTCAAATTTAGCACTTGCTAGCTTATCAATAATTAACTTAGAAGTTTTATGACCAATATCCATGCTGATTAGCAAATCTTCTAGCTCATCTAAGAGCGTTTGATCTAATTTTTTTTTAGTAGAAAAAATATTTTTTACTTCATTGCTAAAGCGAGAAGAGGTTTTTAACAAACCTTTATAAAGGTTATTAAATAAACTCAAGGTAACACTCCTTTTTATGTGATAAACCTAACAATTACAATATAGAAAATACTGATTAAAAAGTAAAGGACACAGAAACTATGTCATCGCATTTAGATAACATGTTATTATATACGTAGGTTTAAAGTGATAAATATGACCAACATCAAACTTGAGAAACACAAAATAGCAGCATTAATCGTTGCAGCAGGGGTGGGAAAGAGATGCAACGCCACAATTCCTAAGCAGTACATAAAACTAGCAGGTAAATCTGTTTTATTTCATACGATTAAAAAATTTCTAGTTAATCAGTATGTAGATTATATCAGAGTAGTGATTAATAAAGATCATGAAGGTTTTTATAGAGAAGCGATCTCATCAATTACAGATGCTGAACTACTAGAATCTGTACATGGTGGAAAAAGCAGACAAGATTCCGTAAAACTTGGACTTGAAAGCTTACAAACAATTGACCCTGAATTTGTCATAGTACACGATGCTTGTAGGCCTTTTGTTTCGCTCAGCCTAATAGATAAACTAGTTGAATCTATCAGTTGCGATAGTGAGTGCACAGGAATTGTACCTGCAATAGAGGTTACAGATACTATATCATTAGTAAACGATGGCTTCATTGAATCTACGATTTCAAGAGCAAAACTTAGAGCTGTACAAACCCCTCAAATTTTTAATTTCAAAGAATTATTATCATGTCATGAGTCATCTAAAGAATTCACTGATGATTCATCGCTAGTGATAGAGCACAAAAAGCGCGTTGCAATTATTCAAGGTGAGAAAAGCAATTTTAAGTTAACTACTGAAGAGGATATTAATATGGCAAAGCTTCTACTTGAAGAACCAAAATTTCGTGTTGGAACTGGCTATGATATACATAAATTTACTGAACCTAAAAATGATACTAAATGCTTTATAAAAATTTGCGGTGTAGAAATTGAACACGATATGACAATAGAAGCACATTCAGACGGTGATGTTGCAATACATGCAATCGTTGATGCGATATTAGGGGCACTTGGATGTGGCGATATAGGAGAGCACTTTCCTCCTGATTCACTCAAATGGAAAGATTGCGATTCACTCCACTTTCTTGATTTTGCCGCTAAAAAAGCAAGAGAGAAAGGATACGGCGTATCAAATTTAGACGTCACTATAGTTTGTGAGAAACCTAAAATATCACCTTATAAGGCAGAAATGAAAAAAACTCTGTCAGAGATATTGGAAATTGATGATGAATTTGTAAATATTAAGGCAACTACCGCAGAAAAATTAGGTTCTATTGGAAGAGAGGAGGGAATAGCAGCGCATGCATCTGTATTATTGCATAAAATATAACCTACTTTGCCTATAAATTAGCTTTTAACCTTGAAAGATCTGAGTTCAGTACTTAAATCTATTGTTGTAGTGGCAAATAATGGAGCTCAAAATGCATAGCGTAAAAGAAACTGAAAATTTAAAATTTGATGCTGAAGTAGGAAAAGTACTAAATATAGTAATTCATTCGCTTTATACTAACAAAGATATCTTCCTGCGTGAACTAATATCAAATGCATCGGATGCGTGCGACAAATTACGCTATGAATCTCAATCTAATTCAAATTTGCTGGATTCCAGTGATGAGTTAAAAATTACTATTAGAGTCAACAAAGAGGAGAGTGAGCTATGTATCACTGATAATGGTATCGGAATGAGCAGACAAGATTTAATAGATAACTTGGGTACAATTGCGAGCTCTGGTACACAGAAATTTTTGAATGCAATTAAAAATAATCAAGACTCAAATCAAGCTGTTGAGCTTATTGGTAAGTTCGGTGTCGGTTTTTACTCAAGCTTTATGGTTGCTTCAGAAGTGATAGTTGAGTCCAGAAAAGCAGGTGAAGAAGACTCATGGGTATGGAAATCAAAAGGAGATGGAGAATATTCAATAAGTAAATTAGATGAGCAAATCTCTAGGGGAACGAAAATCACGTTAATTATGCGTCCTGAAGAAAATGAATTTTTAGATAAATTTCGTATTGAAAATATTGTTACTACTTATTCAGACCACATAAATTTTCCTGTTGAGTTTATAGATGAGAAAGGAGAAAGTGAAAAGTTGAATAGTAAGGCTGCAATTTGGACTAAATCAAAAAACGAAGTTACTCAAGAAGAGCACAACGATTTTTTCCGCGGTGTTGCGCATGTTGGTGGAGAACCATGGATGATATTGCACAATAAAAATGAAGGCGCAATTGAATATACAAATTTGCTTTACGTACCATCCATCAAACCATTTGATTTATTTCACCCAGACAGACGTTGCTCTGTGAAATTATACGTAAATAAAGTCTTCATTACTGAAGATAATGTGCAGATTATACCGCAATATTTACGTTTCTTGAAAGGCGTGGTCGATTCACCAGATTTACCACTCAACATTAGCAGAGAAACCCTGCAGAACAACCGCGTTGTTGAGCAAATCAGAAAATCACTAACGAAACGTGTAATAGCAGAACTTGGGAAAAAGGCAAAAGAAAACCTGGAAGAATATACGAAATTCTGGACTAATTTTGGTGCCGTTTTAAAGGAAGGGCTTTGTGAAGCTATGCCAACTGATGAAAGAGAAGCACTACTCTCAATTTGTAGATTTCAGAGCACTGAGGGTGACAAATTAGTCAGCATTGATGACTACATAAGCAGAATGAAGCCTGAGCAGGAACAGATCTATTATCTCACAGGCAATAGCCTTGATTCAGTGAAAAATAGTCCGCAGCTTGAAGGGTTCATCAGTAAGGGACTCGAAGTGCTCCTATTTGTTGATCCAGTTGACGATTTCTGGACTAGTGTAATTCATGAATATAAAGATAAAAAGTTTAAGTCTGTAACTCGTGCGGATGTAGATTTAGAAAAATTCTCTTCCGAAGAAGATAAAAAACAAGACGAAGAAAATAGATCAACTGCAGAAGAGTCGAAAGAAAGTGCAGAGTCTATACTGCAATATTTCACCACGATACTCGGAGATTTAGTAAAAAGTGTGAAAATTTCTAAAAAACTGACCGATAGCCCTGTATGTCTAGCGGTTGATGAAGGTGCGATGGACCTTAGAATGGAGCGTTTTTTACGTGAACAGAAGCAGCTAAATTACCGCACTCCAAAAGTGCTGGAGATTAACATCAAACACCCAGTAATAAAAAGCATAATGCAGTCACACGCTGAGAATGTTGAAAACGCTACATTAGAGGATATGATTCACTTATTGTTCTATCAAGCATGCATCGTAGAAGGTGAAGAAATAGAAGATACTAGTAGCTTTATTAAAAAATTAAATAACTTGCTTGGCAAAGTTACTGTTTAGTGCTATACTTTAATTAATTATATTTATTTAGGAGTAAAACATGTTTGGCAATTTCTTTGGATGGTTTCTAACGGAACCAACAAACAACAAAAATTCAAGTAAGAGCCTAGAATTTCAATTGGAACAATCTTTGCTTGATCAGGCAAGAGTCATTAAAAAGAATGTCTATGTAGATTCTGGTAAGCAGGCGTGTAGAGATCTTCCTGCAATGGCCTTTATAATTAATAATAGAGGTATATCTAAGGAAACAGTTAAACAATGGCTTGGAGATGTAGGTGAAAATCTTGATTATCTTATGCGTGCAGAATATACTTTTATAAGAATGTTTGAATCTGTTCCTGGAGCAGAAGTTCCATGTCCACTCATTCTACGAGAATTAATCAGAAGTTGTAATCAAGCAGGGCATGAAGCTTTAGTATATGATCAAATTCATCATATATTTGCTCAATATAAATTAATACCAACAATTCCTGAAAAAACAATCAGCATTCGTTGTAATAGTGTAAATTCCTTAAACATTGAGTATAGTGAGGTTATGGTTGTAAAAAATTCAGATCCAGAACAACCACCTGAACAATATAAATTTAATAACAAGCTAAAATTTACACTTGAATCTCAGGAAAATGGCGAAGTAGTATACAAAAATGGCGAAGTAGAATTTACCATCCCTAAAGAATTTGAAAAGTACCATGCCAATGGTACAAGTTTACTTAATGATATCAGTAAACATTTTGGAGGGGTTCAGCCCATTAGTAAAAATGCTGATGAAGATAATGCTGATGAATATTATGAATCATTTTTTATTGTTCCTGCTCCTGAAAATCCCAATGATGGTAAGAACACTCCAACTGATGATAATTTGTCGTCTTTTATGACTTTTCAAAATCTCGATGATGCTGATTTCCCTTCAGTTATTGCAATTGCTCAAAGACCAACCGTTGCTGTATCGTAGAAGGTAAAGGAGTAAACGATATTAGTGAATTTTTAAGAGATTAAACAATTTGCTTGGCAATATTCCTATTTAGTACTATGCTTGAATAAGCATGTACTTTGTGGGGGTAAGTTATGTTTGGTCCTAATTTTCGCGATTTCGTATCATCCGTATCAGAAGATACAGTTTTTTCAGACATCAAAGATGAAAGATTAATTAAGAGTTGGCATGGAT is a genomic window of Wolbachia endosymbiont of Folsomia candida containing:
- a CDS encoding acetyl-CoA carboxylase biotin carboxylase subunit, translating into MTEKKYSKILIANRGEIACRIIKTAHRMGISCVCVYSDADVNSVHVRQADESRYIGPSPSCLSYLNIDKICEVAIETGAQAVHPGYGFLAENPDFPRALQKYNIDFIGPSAETIEATANKITAKEAAKKAGVNVVPGYMGKINDATHAAKVAEEIGFPVMLKAAAGGGGKGMRVVHSKQEVELAFISATNEAEKSFKDGSIFIEKYIELPRHIEIQIIADKYGNIVCLGERECSIQRNNQKLMEETPSPFINEKVRQEMYAQCVCLAKQVGYFSAGTVEFVVDKNHKFYFLEVNTRVQVEHPVTEFITGIDIVEEMIRTSCGEKLRFSQDDIKLTGWAIESRICAEDTSKKFFPSSGRIKYYDKPSENDYVRIDDGVAAGSEISMFYDSMIAKVITYGKDRIEATSRMQKALSECYIEGVTNNIEFLESIFHHPNFIAGKLHTRFIPDFYPDGFHGDFVTEEYIKISILASLYAHLESEEKQCSSVSFQCVTLESSKKEPAAATHSPMSFQCVTLESRKKEPASATCMTDGHAGDLFIVNINENEYSINAKYEDSTLTAVYNHNTYSVRGKWKQNSYKLLYITINDDVDITLKIERQNNKYLIKHAGMKTECSVFHPHVAELNKLMLSNEAEEISAEAVKSPISGLLVKLYVNIGDQVEIGQSLFVVEAMKMENIICAEATMVIKSIPIQEGKNVQVGDVVLGLHV
- a CDS encoding protein-disulfide reductase DsbD domain-containing protein, which translates into the protein MKIYIYSILFLIFSCVQLYADEEVVKFDLLIGEIDKANLTIKGAIKISIDPDWHIYYKDPGDFGLPTFISYRGNTSSIDIHWPAPSEHKDEVGKEIFVSNIYENVVLFPFKVSVLSNQEYIDLNFHIKYAICKDRCIAKKAEITTRQPLKNFFNAETNKLINEWYKK
- the ftsY gene encoding signal recognition particle-docking protein FtsY produces the protein MSLFNNLYKGLLKTSSRFSNEVKNIFSTKKKLDQTLLDELEDLLISMDIGHKTSKLIIDKLASAKFEKEVEHDIIKKQLMDEIEAILNPVAEPLILEKKPHIIMVCGVNGNGKTTTIGKLASQYTKIGKSVMLVACDTFRAAANEQLNVWAERSGCSIMSGEHGTDSASVAYKAVSQAIKNNIDVVMIDTAGRLQNNVNLMEELSKIYRIIKKLDNTAPHDVILVLDATTGQNAYSQLEAFSKMVNVTGLIITKLDGTAKGGVVVGLAQEYKIKLHAIGIGENIEDLREFTGKEFAEALFNDNQ
- a CDS encoding bifunctional 2-C-methyl-D-erythritol 4-phosphate cytidylyltransferase/2-C-methyl-D-erythritol 2,4-cyclodiphosphate synthase; amino-acid sequence: MTNIKLEKHKIAALIVAAGVGKRCNATIPKQYIKLAGKSVLFHTIKKFLVNQYVDYIRVVINKDHEGFYREAISSITDAELLESVHGGKSRQDSVKLGLESLQTIDPEFVIVHDACRPFVSLSLIDKLVESISCDSECTGIVPAIEVTDTISLVNDGFIESTISRAKLRAVQTPQIFNFKELLSCHESSKEFTDDSSLVIEHKKRVAIIQGEKSNFKLTTEEDINMAKLLLEEPKFRVGTGYDIHKFTEPKNDTKCFIKICGVEIEHDMTIEAHSDGDVAIHAIVDAILGALGCGDIGEHFPPDSLKWKDCDSLHFLDFAAKKAREKGYGVSNLDVTIVCEKPKISPYKAEMKKTLSEILEIDDEFVNIKATTAEKLGSIGREEGIAAHASVLLHKI
- the htpG gene encoding molecular chaperone HtpG; translated protein: MHSVKETENLKFDAEVGKVLNIVIHSLYTNKDIFLRELISNASDACDKLRYESQSNSNLLDSSDELKITIRVNKEESELCITDNGIGMSRQDLIDNLGTIASSGTQKFLNAIKNNQDSNQAVELIGKFGVGFYSSFMVASEVIVESRKAGEEDSWVWKSKGDGEYSISKLDEQISRGTKITLIMRPEENEFLDKFRIENIVTTYSDHINFPVEFIDEKGESEKLNSKAAIWTKSKNEVTQEEHNDFFRGVAHVGGEPWMILHNKNEGAIEYTNLLYVPSIKPFDLFHPDRRCSVKLYVNKVFITEDNVQIIPQYLRFLKGVVDSPDLPLNISRETLQNNRVVEQIRKSLTKRVIAELGKKAKENLEEYTKFWTNFGAVLKEGLCEAMPTDEREALLSICRFQSTEGDKLVSIDDYISRMKPEQEQIYYLTGNSLDSVKNSPQLEGFISKGLEVLLFVDPVDDFWTSVIHEYKDKKFKSVTRADVDLEKFSSEEDKKQDEENRSTAEESKESAESILQYFTTILGDLVKSVKISKKLTDSPVCLAVDEGAMDLRMERFLREQKQLNYRTPKVLEINIKHPVIKSIMQSHAENVENATLEDMIHLLFYQACIVEGEEIEDTSSFIKKLNNLLGKVTV